One stretch of Sphingomonas rosea DNA includes these proteins:
- a CDS encoding Glu/Leu/Phe/Val family dehydrogenase → MTDIWSLPDFDGHEAVHFVTDPVSGLKAIIAMHSTHLGPAAGGSRFWHYAENEQALTDALRLSRGMSYKNAMAGLPLGGGKAVILADENRTKTPAMLAAFGRAVDRLGGHYVTAEDVGIGVADMQAVRRETRHVAGLPVAEGSVGGDPGPHTSYGVFLGIKAAVKRALGRDDLSGLHIAMQGAGSVASGVARRAAAEGAHLTIADVDAAKVAALANEVGGAIGDPATILALEADVVSPNALGAILDDASIAALRAPIVAGGANNQLARPEHGRQLMERGILYAPDYVINAGGIINVSTEYLQDGGPEVVKGRIEGIPARLEAIWAESQASGRDAGTVADAMAQKLIGRG, encoded by the coding sequence ATGACCGACATCTGGAGCCTGCCCGATTTCGACGGGCACGAGGCCGTGCATTTCGTCACCGACCCTGTCAGCGGGCTGAAGGCGATCATCGCCATGCATTCGACCCATCTCGGGCCGGCGGCGGGCGGAAGCCGATTCTGGCATTATGCCGAGAACGAGCAGGCGCTGACCGACGCGCTCCGGCTGTCGCGGGGCATGAGCTACAAGAATGCCATGGCCGGTCTTCCGCTCGGCGGCGGCAAGGCCGTGATCCTCGCTGACGAGAACCGCACCAAGACCCCGGCGATGCTCGCCGCCTTCGGCCGCGCGGTCGACCGGCTCGGTGGCCACTACGTGACCGCCGAAGACGTCGGCATCGGAGTCGCCGACATGCAGGCCGTGCGCCGCGAGACCCGCCACGTCGCGGGTCTGCCCGTGGCCGAGGGCAGCGTCGGCGGCGATCCCGGGCCCCATACCAGCTATGGCGTCTTTCTCGGCATCAAGGCCGCGGTGAAGCGCGCGCTTGGCCGTGATGACCTGTCGGGCCTCCACATCGCCATGCAGGGCGCGGGCAGCGTCGCGAGCGGCGTCGCCCGCCGCGCCGCCGCCGAGGGCGCCCACCTGACCATCGCCGACGTCGATGCGGCCAAGGTCGCCGCGCTCGCGAACGAGGTCGGCGGCGCGATCGGTGACCCGGCGACCATCCTCGCGCTCGAAGCCGACGTCGTCAGCCCCAATGCGCTTGGCGCCATCCTCGATGATGCCAGCATCGCCGCGCTTCGCGCGCCGATCGTCGCGGGCGGCGCGAACAACCAGCTCGCCCGGCCCGAACACGGCCGCCAGCTGATGGAGCGCGGGATCCTCTACGCGCCCGACTATGTCATCAACGCGGGCGGGATCATCAACGTCTCGACCGAATATCTGCAGGACGGCGGGCCCGAGGTGGTCAAGGGCCGCATCGAGGGCATCCCCGCGCGCCTCGAGGCGATCTGGGCCGAGAGCCAGGCCAGCGGCCGCGACGCCGGCACGGTTGCCGATGCCATGGCGCAGAAGCTGATCGGGCGGGGCTGA
- a CDS encoding HIT family protein produces the protein MTNSAPNATLRKFGYPASCLHEGEHWAVLVRPAQPTLGSLILCSTSDATAYGDLPSGAFAEQGRLVARIERVLGKATSYERINYLMLMMVDPHVHFHVIPRYPQPREFEGIAFPDSGWPGPPALGQSQIATEALVTYLASLWQQFSE, from the coding sequence ATGACCAACTCCGCCCCGAACGCGACGCTGCGCAAGTTTGGCTATCCCGCTTCTTGCCTCCACGAGGGCGAGCATTGGGCGGTGCTGGTCCGTCCCGCTCAACCGACCCTGGGCAGCCTCATCCTCTGCTCGACCAGCGACGCGACCGCCTACGGCGACCTTCCTTCCGGTGCCTTCGCCGAGCAGGGCCGGCTGGTCGCGCGGATCGAGCGGGTCCTTGGAAAGGCCACGTCCTATGAGCGGATCAACTATCTCATGCTGATGATGGTCGATCCCCACGTCCATTTCCATGTCATCCCACGCTATCCGCAGCCGCGGGAGTTCGAGGGGATCGCCTTTCCCGACTCGGGCTGGCCCGGGCCGCCGGCGCTGGGTCAGTCGCAAATTGCCACCGAAGCGCTGGTCACCTATCTCGCCAGCCTGTGGCAGCAATTTTCCGAGTAA
- a CDS encoding Crp/Fnr family transcriptional regulator, with protein MSRRSRSGLGSEVSVGEALISRGLQPDLAEVLGRIPHRVVEVDSRRPFREPGVERNEVFFVAQGIISKYRTDGAGRRQIIALRFAGDGILPRDSAADYGIQAIVRSKVAVGQRADFEALIDTHPELARFFWKLTQRHAAIGYEWLLNCGRRDSVARVAHLLCETAERSGIDAVSQRMINPFTQQQIADITGQTSVNVNRVLADLERQSLIRREGREIIFQDWNELRRVASFSPNYLQ; from the coding sequence ATGAGCAGGCGCTCGCGTAGTGGTCTCGGAAGCGAAGTCTCGGTCGGCGAGGCGCTGATCAGCCGAGGACTCCAGCCCGATCTCGCCGAAGTCCTCGGCAGGATCCCTCACCGCGTTGTCGAGGTCGATTCGCGCCGCCCGTTCCGTGAGCCGGGGGTCGAGCGCAACGAGGTCTTCTTCGTCGCCCAGGGCATCATCTCCAAATATCGCACCGATGGCGCGGGACGCCGGCAGATCATCGCGTTGCGCTTCGCCGGCGACGGCATTCTCCCGCGCGACAGCGCGGCGGACTACGGCATCCAGGCGATCGTCCGGAGCAAGGTCGCGGTCGGGCAGCGCGCCGATTTCGAAGCGCTGATCGATACGCATCCCGAGCTCGCCCGCTTCTTCTGGAAGCTGACCCAGCGGCATGCCGCGATCGGCTACGAATGGCTGCTCAATTGCGGCCGCCGCGACAGCGTGGCGCGAGTCGCGCATCTCCTGTGCGAGACCGCCGAGCGCAGCGGGATCGACGCGGTGTCGCAGCGGATGATCAACCCGTTCACGCAGCAGCAGATCGCCGACATCACCGGCCAGACCAGCGTCAACGTGAACCGGGTGCTCGCCGACCTCGAGCGGCAGAGCCTCATCCGCCGCGAAGGGCGCGAGATCATCTTCCAGGACTGGAACGAGCTGCGACGGGTGGCGAGCTTCAGCCCGAACTACCTGCAGTAA
- a CDS encoding HU family DNA-binding protein, whose protein sequence is MNKQDLIGRVADRAGLNRNDASRAVETMLEVITDALRRGDEVRLVGFGNFVVTRRKASVGRNPRTGEPIQIDSTAQPKFRAGKLLKEAVQ, encoded by the coding sequence ATGAACAAGCAGGACCTGATCGGGCGTGTGGCCGATCGCGCCGGCCTCAACCGCAATGACGCCTCGCGCGCCGTCGAGACGATGCTCGAAGTGATTACCGACGCGCTCCGCCGCGGCGACGAAGTCCGCCTCGTCGGCTTCGGCAATTTCGTGGTAACCCGCCGCAAGGCCTCGGTCGGCCGCAATCCGCGGACCGGCGAACCGATCCAGATCGACAGCACTGCGCAGCCCAAGTTCCGCGCGGGCAAGCTCCTCAAGGAAGCGGTTCAGTAA
- the lon gene encoding endopeptidase La, which translates to MTLTLPILPLRDIVVFPKRIVPLFVGREKSVAALEAAMNQDKQIFLVAQLDPSEDDPDRDALYDLGVVATAMQLLKLPDGTVRVLVEGVKRARLVALHREEGHLTAEVEEVEEEGSDATEAQALMRSVLDQFENYAKLNKRLPAETGVQLAEIEEPSVLADAVASNLSVKVADKQALLGELNPARRLEMVFAFMEGELGVLQVEKKIRSRVKRQMEKTQREYYLNEQLKAIQRELGNESEDGGDELAELALKIRKTRLSKEARIKATAELKKLKAMAPMSAEATVARNYLDVLLGLPWGKKSKLNKDIVTAEKVLDDDHYGLEKVKDRIVEYLAVQARTNKLKGPILCLVGPPGVGKTSLGRSIAKACGREFVRQSLGGVRDEAEIRGHRRTYIGSLPGKIVSNLKKAGTSNPLFLLDEIDKLGQDFRGDPASALLEVLDPEQNNKFQDHYLELDYDLSDVMFVTTANSLDMPQPLLDRMEIIRLEGYTEDEKVEIANRHLVPKQLEAHGLKDGELTIEDSGLRAVLRYYTREAGVRTLERELAKVARKALRQILEGKATTVTVTEDNLQDFLGVRRYRYGVSEEEDQIGAVTGLAWTEVGGELLTIEAVTVPGKGQIKTTGKVGEVMSESVQAAWSFVKARAPAYGVKPSIFAKKDVHVHLPEGAVPKDGPSAGIGMVTALISTLTGVPVRRDVAMTGEVTLRGRVLPIGGLKEKLLAALRGGITTVLIPQENEKDLVELPANIKEGLRIVPVAHVDQVLVEALAAKLEPIEWSDSDEHAAEPAPPAEVASPLRH; encoded by the coding sequence TTGACCTTGACCCTGCCCATCCTGCCGCTGCGCGACATCGTCGTCTTCCCCAAGCGGATCGTTCCCCTGTTCGTCGGGCGCGAGAAGTCGGTCGCGGCGCTGGAAGCGGCGATGAACCAGGACAAGCAGATCTTCCTCGTCGCGCAGCTCGATCCGAGCGAGGACGATCCCGATCGCGACGCGCTCTACGATCTCGGCGTCGTCGCCACCGCGATGCAGCTGCTGAAGCTTCCCGATGGCACCGTCCGCGTGCTGGTCGAAGGGGTGAAGCGCGCGCGCCTCGTCGCCCTCCACCGCGAGGAAGGCCACCTCACCGCCGAGGTCGAGGAAGTCGAAGAGGAAGGCTCGGACGCGACCGAGGCCCAGGCGCTGATGCGCTCGGTGCTCGACCAGTTCGAGAACTATGCCAAATTGAACAAGCGCCTCCCGGCCGAGACCGGGGTCCAGCTCGCCGAGATCGAGGAACCCTCGGTGCTCGCCGACGCGGTCGCCTCGAACCTCTCGGTCAAGGTCGCCGACAAGCAGGCGCTCTTGGGCGAACTCAATCCCGCGCGCCGGCTCGAGATGGTCTTCGCCTTCATGGAAGGCGAGCTCGGGGTCCTTCAGGTCGAGAAGAAGATCCGCAGCCGCGTGAAGCGGCAGATGGAGAAGACGCAGCGCGAATATTATCTGAACGAGCAGCTGAAGGCGATCCAGCGCGAGCTCGGCAACGAGAGCGAGGATGGCGGCGACGAACTCGCCGAACTCGCGCTCAAGATCCGCAAGACCCGCCTCAGCAAGGAAGCGCGGATCAAGGCGACTGCCGAGCTCAAAAAGCTGAAAGCCATGGCGCCGATGAGCGCCGAGGCGACCGTCGCGCGCAACTATCTCGACGTGCTCCTCGGCCTGCCGTGGGGCAAGAAGTCGAAGCTCAACAAGGACATCGTCACCGCCGAGAAGGTGCTCGACGACGACCATTACGGGCTTGAGAAGGTCAAGGACCGGATCGTCGAATATCTCGCGGTCCAGGCCCGCACCAACAAGTTGAAGGGCCCGATCCTCTGCCTCGTCGGTCCGCCCGGCGTCGGCAAGACCTCGCTCGGCCGTTCGATCGCCAAGGCCTGCGGGCGCGAGTTCGTCCGCCAGAGCCTCGGCGGCGTGCGTGACGAGGCCGAGATCCGCGGCCACCGCCGGACCTATATCGGCAGCTTGCCGGGCAAGATCGTCTCCAACCTCAAGAAGGCGGGGACCAGCAATCCGCTGTTCCTGCTCGACGAGATCGACAAGCTCGGCCAGGACTTCCGCGGCGATCCCGCATCGGCGCTGCTCGAAGTCCTCGATCCCGAGCAGAACAACAAGTTCCAGGACCATTATCTGGAGCTCGACTACGACCTGTCCGACGTCATGTTCGTGACGACGGCGAACAGCCTCGACATGCCCCAGCCCTTGCTCGACCGGATGGAGATCATCCGCCTCGAGGGCTATACCGAGGACGAGAAGGTCGAGATCGCCAACCGCCACCTCGTGCCCAAGCAGCTGGAAGCGCATGGCCTCAAGGACGGCGAGCTGACCATCGAGGACAGCGGCCTTCGCGCCGTGCTGCGCTACTACACCCGCGAGGCCGGCGTCCGCACGCTCGAGCGCGAGCTCGCCAAGGTCGCCCGCAAGGCGCTCCGCCAGATCCTCGAGGGCAAGGCCACCACGGTCACCGTCACCGAGGACAATCTCCAGGATTTCCTCGGGGTGCGCCGCTATCGCTACGGCGTCAGCGAGGAAGAGGATCAGATCGGCGCGGTGACAGGCCTCGCCTGGACCGAGGTCGGCGGCGAACTGCTGACGATCGAGGCCGTGACCGTTCCCGGTAAGGGGCAGATCAAGACCACCGGCAAGGTCGGCGAGGTGATGAGCGAGAGCGTCCAGGCCGCCTGGAGCTTCGTCAAGGCGCGCGCCCCGGCCTATGGCGTCAAGCCGAGCATCTTCGCGAAGAAGGATGTTCACGTCCACCTGCCCGAGGGTGCGGTGCCCAAGGACGGACCCTCGGCCGGTATCGGCATGGTCACCGCGCTCATCTCGACGCTGACCGGGGTTCCGGTCCGCCGCGATGTCGCGATGACTGGCGAAGTCACGCTGCGGGGCAGGGTACTCCCGATCGGCGGCCTGAAGGAAAAGCTGCTCGCGGCGCTGCGCGGCGGGATCACCACCGTGCTCATCCCGCAGGAGAATGAGAAGGATCTCGTCGAGCTTCCCGCCAACATCAAGGAAGGTCTGCGGATCGTTCCGGTCGCGCACGTCGACCAGGTGCTGGTCGAGGCGCTCGCCGCCAAGCTCGAGCCGATCGAGTGGAGCGACAGCGACGAGCATGCGGCCGAGCCCGCGCCGCCGGCCGAGGTCGCCTCACCGCTTCGCCACTAG
- a CDS encoding CPBP family intramembrane glutamic endopeptidase, with protein MESAPVVSRRPDLLRFLPERLFRPERPLTYVLVAWLLALIPSLGLSALASHLVEAGGPTFPPVGPGLLLFMLVVFAPVVETLIMGCVLLILDKLFGFLPAILLSSLGWGIAHSLQAPAWGLVIWWPFLIFSTVFMVWKQRNLALAFLLPMLVHGLQNLGPALMLVTGNG; from the coding sequence ATGGAAAGCGCTCCCGTCGTCAGCCGGCGGCCCGACCTGCTTCGCTTCCTGCCCGAACGGCTGTTCCGCCCCGAACGGCCGCTGACCTACGTCCTCGTCGCCTGGCTGCTGGCGCTGATCCCGTCGCTCGGCCTGTCCGCGCTCGCCAGCCACCTCGTCGAGGCGGGCGGCCCGACCTTCCCGCCAGTGGGGCCGGGGCTGCTCCTGTTCATGCTCGTGGTCTTCGCGCCGGTGGTCGAGACGCTGATCATGGGCTGCGTGCTGCTGATCCTCGACAAGCTGTTCGGCTTCCTGCCCGCGATCCTGCTGAGCTCGCTCGGCTGGGGAATCGCCCACTCGCTCCAGGCGCCCGCCTGGGGGCTGGTGATCTGGTGGCCGTTCCTGATCTTCTCGACCGTGTTCATGGTGTGGAAGCAGCGCAATCTCGCACTGGCCTTCCTCCTGCCGATGCTGGTGCACGGTCTCCAGAACCTCGGCCCCGCGCTGATGCTCGTGACCGGGAACGGCTGA
- the dapF gene encoding diaminopimelate epimerase, with translation MLRQFHKMHGLGNDFVILDARDAPLAMDAGLAARLADRKRGIGCDQLILLEPSDSADLRMRIFNADGSEVESCGNATRCVVKLTGARDIETAGGTIHGDVTGAEVEVSLVEPRFDWDQIPLAYPMATDPVPMGWENLERPHAVNVGNPHLVFFVDDLDDIDIEGLGPGIETDPTFPERINVNVAQVTGEAIRLKTFERGAGLTLACGTGACATAVAAIRAKLVSSPVTVTMPGGSLVIAWAPGEAVTMRGDATHVFEGTIEL, from the coding sequence ATGCTTCGGCAATTCCACAAGATGCATGGGCTCGGCAACGACTTCGTGATCCTCGACGCGCGCGACGCGCCGCTGGCGATGGACGCGGGCCTCGCCGCGCGCCTCGCCGACCGCAAGCGCGGGATCGGCTGCGACCAGTTGATCCTCCTCGAGCCGAGCGACAGCGCCGACCTCAGGATGCGGATCTTCAACGCCGACGGGAGCGAGGTCGAAAGCTGCGGCAACGCCACGCGCTGCGTCGTCAAGCTCACGGGCGCGCGGGACATCGAGACCGCGGGCGGCACCATCCACGGCGACGTCACGGGTGCCGAGGTCGAGGTCAGCCTCGTCGAACCGCGCTTCGACTGGGACCAGATCCCCCTCGCCTATCCGATGGCGACCGATCCGGTGCCGATGGGGTGGGAAAATCTCGAGCGGCCCCATGCCGTCAACGTCGGCAATCCGCATCTCGTCTTCTTCGTGGACGATCTCGACGACATCGACATCGAGGGTCTCGGACCCGGAATCGAGACCGACCCGACCTTTCCCGAGCGGATCAACGTCAATGTCGCGCAAGTGACCGGCGAGGCCATCCGCTTGAAGACGTTCGAGCGCGGCGCGGGCCTGACCCTCGCCTGTGGCACCGGCGCCTGCGCGACCGCGGTCGCCGCGATCCGCGCGAAGCTCGTCTCCTCCCCCGTCACGGTGACCATGCCGGGCGGATCCCTTGTCATCGCGTGGGCGCCGGGCGAAGCCGTCACCATGCGCGGCGACGCGACCCATGTCTTCGAAGGCACGATCGAACTCTGA
- the ftsY gene encoding signal recognition particle-docking protein FtsY produces MSWLDKLTGGFRKTADRLGDNIGGLGTGPKAALDTATLDDIEEALIASDIGPEASKRIRNAIAARRFEQLDERGLRTILAEEMEAILAPVAKPLDIWGFPRPHVILVIGVNGSGKTTTIGKLGAWLKEQDYGVMLAAGDTFRAAAIEQLRIWGERIDAPVISGKEGGDAAGIVYDGVKQATATGIDCLIVDTAGRLQNKTHLMEELAKVRRVLGRLNTEAPHDVILVLDATTGQNALSQIEVFRDLAGVTGLVMTKLDGTARGGVLVAAAEKFKLPIHAIGVGEGVNDLRPFDPRAVARAIAGLPA; encoded by the coding sequence ATGAGCTGGCTCGACAAACTCACCGGCGGCTTCCGCAAGACCGCCGACCGCCTCGGCGACAATATCGGCGGACTCGGCACCGGCCCCAAGGCGGCGCTCGACACCGCGACCCTCGACGACATCGAGGAAGCGCTGATCGCGTCCGACATCGGGCCCGAGGCGAGCAAGCGGATCCGAAATGCCATCGCCGCGAGGCGGTTCGAGCAACTTGACGAGCGCGGGCTGCGTACGATCCTGGCCGAGGAGATGGAGGCCATCCTCGCCCCTGTCGCCAAGCCGCTCGACATCTGGGGCTTCCCCCGCCCGCACGTCATCCTCGTCATCGGGGTCAACGGCTCGGGCAAGACCACGACCATCGGCAAATTGGGCGCCTGGCTCAAGGAGCAGGATTATGGCGTGATGCTGGCCGCCGGCGACACCTTCCGCGCCGCGGCGATCGAGCAGCTCCGCATCTGGGGCGAACGCATCGACGCGCCCGTGATCAGCGGCAAGGAAGGCGGCGACGCGGCGGGGATCGTTTACGACGGGGTCAAGCAGGCGACCGCGACCGGCATCGACTGCCTGATCGTCGACACCGCGGGGCGGCTCCAGAATAAGACCCACCTGATGGAAGAGCTGGCCAAGGTCCGCCGCGTCCTCGGCCGCCTCAACACCGAGGCGCCGCACGACGTCATCCTCGTCCTCGATGCGACCACCGGGCAGAATGCGCTGAGCCAGATCGAGGTGTTCCGCGACCTCGCGGGCGTCACCGGCCTCGTCATGACCAAGTTGGACGGCACCGCTCGCGGCGGCGTGCTGGTCGCGGCCGCCGAGAAGTTCAAGCTGCCGATCCACGCGATCGGCGTCGGCGAAGGCGTGAACGACCTGCGCCCCTTCGACCCGCGCGCGGTTGCCCGCGCCATCGCGGGGCTGCCGGCATGA
- a CDS encoding septation protein A: protein MSAASKEPAGGAKLLIDLGPLIVFFAVNFLAPVPGIAKIFIATGAFMVAMVAAMIYSAVRFRSVSPLLWFSGIMVVVLGGLTLWLHDETFIKLKPTIYYWFVAALLGFGLWKDKPLLKSVLGSAYPGLSEEGWRKLTRNWALFFLFMGVLNELVWRNSSTDFWVGFKLWGAIPLTFLFAAANLPMLLKHGLNAEDKAQPAEPGPIE, encoded by the coding sequence ATGAGCGCCGCCTCGAAAGAACCTGCCGGCGGCGCCAAGCTGCTGATCGACCTCGGGCCGCTGATCGTCTTCTTCGCGGTCAATTTCCTCGCGCCGGTGCCGGGAATCGCCAAGATCTTCATCGCCACCGGCGCCTTCATGGTCGCGATGGTCGCGGCGATGATCTATTCGGCGGTCCGCTTCCGGAGCGTCTCGCCGCTGCTGTGGTTCAGCGGGATCATGGTGGTGGTGCTCGGCGGGCTGACGCTGTGGCTGCACGACGAGACTTTCATCAAATTGAAGCCCACCATCTATTACTGGTTCGTCGCGGCGCTGCTCGGCTTCGGGCTGTGGAAGGACAAGCCGCTGCTCAAAAGCGTGCTCGGCTCGGCCTATCCGGGCCTCAGCGAGGAAGGGTGGCGCAAGCTTACGCGCAACTGGGCCTTGTTCTTCCTCTTCATGGGCGTCCTGAACGAGCTCGTCTGGCGCAACAGCAGCACCGACTTCTGGGTCGGCTTCAAGCTGTGGGGCGCGATCCCCCTCACCTTCCTGTTCGCCGCCGCCAACCTGCCGATGCTGCTGAAACACGGCCTCAACGCCGAGGACAAGGCGCAGCCGGCCGAACCGGGACCGATCGAATGA
- a CDS encoding ABC transporter ATP-binding protein: MSDVALSIRGLRKAYASGTEALKAVDLDIAHGEIFALLGPNGAGKTTLISIVCGLVTATGGEVLVNGCHWRDQFKAARRQIGLVPQEMNIDVFEPVWNTVAFSRELFGLKRDDAYLEGVLKDLTLWDKRKAILKELSGGMKRRVMIAKALAHEPKILFLDEPTAGVDVELRKEMWAMVRKLKERGTTIILTTHYIEEAEEMADRVGVINKGELILVEEKAELMKKLGRKTLHLQLAEPLGGVPAALGAWAPKLSDDGLTLTYDFDRHADKTGIPSLLAAMRDAGIGFKDLDTKQSSLEDIFVGLIRNGNAGAQA, encoded by the coding sequence ATGAGCGATGTTGCCCTCTCCATCCGGGGCCTGCGCAAGGCCTATGCCAGCGGCACCGAGGCGCTGAAGGCGGTCGACCTCGACATCGCCCACGGCGAGATCTTCGCGCTGCTGGGTCCCAATGGCGCGGGCAAGACGACGCTCATCTCGATCGTCTGCGGCCTGGTGACGGCGACGGGCGGCGAGGTGCTGGTCAACGGCTGCCACTGGCGCGACCAGTTCAAGGCGGCGCGGCGGCAGATCGGGCTGGTCCCGCAGGAAATGAACATCGACGTGTTCGAGCCCGTCTGGAACACGGTCGCTTTCAGCCGCGAACTGTTCGGGCTGAAGCGCGACGACGCCTATCTCGAGGGCGTGCTCAAGGACCTCACCTTGTGGGACAAACGCAAGGCGATCCTCAAGGAATTGTCGGGGGGCATGAAGCGCCGCGTGATGATCGCCAAGGCGCTCGCGCACGAGCCGAAGATCCTGTTCCTCGACGAGCCCACCGCCGGCGTCGACGTCGAGCTGCGCAAGGAAATGTGGGCGATGGTCCGCAAGCTCAAGGAGCGCGGCACGACCATCATCCTGACGACGCACTACATCGAGGAGGCCGAGGAGATGGCCGACCGCGTGGGCGTCATCAACAAGGGCGAGCTGATCCTCGTCGAGGAAAAGGCCGAGCTGATGAAGAAGCTCGGCCGCAAGACGCTCCACCTCCAGCTGGCCGAGCCGCTCGGCGGGGTGCCGGCGGCGCTTGGCGCCTGGGCGCCGAAGCTGTCGGACGACGGGCTCACCCTGACCTACGATTTCGACCGCCATGCCGATAAGACCGGCATCCCCTCGCTGCTCGCGGCGATGCGGGACGCCGGCATCGGGTTCAAGGACCTCGATACCAAGCAGTCGAGCCTCGAGGACATCTTCGTCGGCCTCATCCGGAACGGGAACGCAGGAGCGCAGGCATGA
- a CDS encoding ABC transporter permease, giving the protein MNIRGILAIYKFEMHRFRRTLWTGLAVPVITTSLYFVVFGSAIGSRMSEVGGVPYGAFIVPGLMMLSLFTESIFNASFGIHMPRFTGTIYEILSAPLSAVETVIGYVGAAASKATIVSLVIFATAHLFVPLKVMHPFLALAFLLLVAVTFCLFGFIIGVWAKGFEQLQVIPLLVVTPLTFLGGSFYSITMLPEPWRTITLFNPVVYLINGFRWTFFGTADVSFGVALAATLAFAAACLAGIWWIFRTGYRLKA; this is encoded by the coding sequence ATGAACATCCGCGGCATCCTCGCCATCTACAAGTTCGAGATGCACCGCTTCCGGCGGACGCTCTGGACCGGTCTTGCCGTGCCGGTGATCACCACCAGCCTCTACTTCGTTGTCTTCGGCTCGGCGATCGGAAGCCGGATGAGCGAGGTCGGGGGCGTCCCCTATGGCGCGTTCATCGTCCCTGGGCTGATGATGCTGTCGCTGTTCACCGAGAGCATCTTCAACGCCAGCTTCGGAATTCACATGCCGCGCTTCACCGGCACCATCTACGAGATTCTCTCGGCGCCGCTATCGGCGGTGGAGACGGTGATCGGCTATGTCGGCGCGGCCGCGAGCAAGGCGACGATCGTCAGCCTCGTCATCTTCGCCACCGCGCACCTGTTCGTGCCGCTGAAGGTGATGCACCCGTTCCTGGCGCTCGCCTTCCTGCTGCTGGTGGCGGTGACCTTCTGCCTGTTCGGCTTCATCATCGGGGTCTGGGCCAAGGGCTTCGAGCAATTGCAGGTGATCCCGCTGCTCGTCGTCACGCCGCTGACCTTCCTCGGCGGGAGCTTCTACTCGATCACCATGCTGCCCGAGCCGTGGCGGACGATCACCCTGTTCAATCCGGTGGTCTATCTGATCAACGGCTTCCGCTGGACCTTCTTCGGCACTGCCGACGTCAGCTTCGGGGTGGCGCTGGCGGCGACGCTGGCGTTCGCGGCGGCGTGCCTCGCGGGCATCTGGTGGATCTTCCGGACGGGTTATCGCCTGAAGGCCTAG